A region of Salvelinus alpinus chromosome 24, SLU_Salpinus.1, whole genome shotgun sequence DNA encodes the following proteins:
- the bbs1 gene encoding Bardet-Biedl syndrome 1 protein isoform X3, which translates to MSSVSQMKENSESSKWLDAHYDPVANLYTFSSCIALADLHGDGENKLVVGDLGTGSCNMKLKVYRGTGLMSENTLLDLPTGLVSFLMDQHEPRTPAIAVASGPFIYVYKNLRPYFKFTLPPLEVNALEQDVWNQAREDMIDPLSLKEMLEGIRFLMLDPQDTEAFVNLHKAQPIQRQTVITCIGTLKKNMADEDAVSCLVIGTESKDVYILDPEAFTILSKMSVPSAPTQMDVTGQFDVEFRITVACRNGNIYILRRDSPKPKYCIELSSHPVGLVRMGKSVVVGCAQETLQGFTQKGKKLWTACLPAPVTTMGVMDLPTRGFQAVLVGLANCEVHLYRDKNLISTIKTPDVVTSICFGRYGREDGTLIMTTKGGGLIVKILKRTAVFDDRDSAPGPPLAQSIRLNIPKKTKLYVDQTMRERENAVAMHRAFQMDLSRLRLAAARAYVKALESSLTPMSSSLSEPLKMNAVVQGLGPSFKLTLNIQNTAACRPVMNLAISFLYDESLYSMKTAFFKIPLLVPGLNYPIDTFVECLSDKGISDIIKVFVLREGKSAPLLTAHINMPVSEGLALN; encoded by the exons ATGTCTTCAGTCTCACAGATGAAAGAAAA CTCTGAGAGCAGTAAATGGTTAGATGCACACTACGATCCAGTGGCCAATCTCTATACTTTTTCATCTTGCATTG CTCTTGCAGACCTGCATGGGGATGGTGAGAATAAG TTGGTGGTGGGGGACCTGGGAACTGGTTCATGCAACATGAAGCTGAAGGTGTACCGTGGAACTGGCCTGATGAGTGAGAACACATTGCTCGATCTGCCCACTGGCTTGGTTTCTTTCCTCATGGACCAGCATGAGCCACGCACGCCTGCCATCGCTGTGGCTTCCGGCCCCTTCATCTATGTCTATAAAAACCTGCGGCCCTATTTCAAGTTCACTCTCCCTCCGTTAGAGGTCAATGCCCTGGAACAGGACGTCTGGAACCAGGCAAGGGAG GACATGATTGACCCATTGAGCTTGAAGGAAATGTTGGAGGGCATCCG GTTCCTCATGTTGGACCCACAAGACACGGAGGCTTTTGTGAACCTTCATAAGGCGCAACCAATACAAAGACAG ACTGTTATTACATGCATCGGCACCCTGAAGAAGAACATGGCTGATGAGGATGCAGTCAGCTGTCTGGTTATTGGCACTGAGAGTAAAGATGTCTATATCCTGGACCCTGAGGCCTTCACCATCCTCTCCAAG ATGTCCGTTCCCAGTGCTCCCACTCAAATGGATGTGACTGGTCAGTTTGATGTGGAGTTCCGGATCACTGTGGCCTGTCGCAATGGGAATATCTACATCCTCCGCAG AGACTCCCCCAAGCCTAAGTACTGTATTGAGCTGTCTTCTCACCCTGTGGGGCTGGTGAGGATGGGGAAGAGTGTGGTGGTGGGATGTGCCCAGGAGACACTGCAGGGCTTCACACAGAAG GGGAAGAAGCTGTGGACGGCTTGCCTGCCAGCCCCTGTCACTACCATGGGCGTGATGGACCTCCCCACCAGGGGCTTCCAGGCAGTGTTAGTGGGCCTGGCTAACTGTGAGGTCCACCTCTACAGAGACAAAAACCTCATCAGCACCATCAAGACTCCG GATGTAGTGACCAGCATTTGTTTTGGGAGATATGGACGAGAAGACGGAACCCTTATAATGACCACCAAAG GAGGTGGTCTGATAGTAAAGATCCTGAAGAGGACAGCTGTGTTTGATGACAGGGACTCTGCCCCAGGCCCCCCTCTGGCACAAAGCATCCGTCTCAATATCCCCAAGAAGACCAAGCTGTACGTGGACCAAACCATGAGGGAACGAGAGAATGCTGTGG CAATGCACAGGGCCTTCCAGATGGACCTGAGTCGTCTGCGTCTGGCTGCAGCGAGGGCCTACGTTAAAGCCCTGGAGTCCAGCCTTACACCCATGTCCTCCAGCCTGTCTGAGCCTCTCAAGATGAACGCAGTG GTGCAGGGCCTGGGCCCGTCCTTCAAGCTAACTCTGAACATCCAGAACACAGCCGCATGCCGCCCTGTCATGAACTTGGCCATCAGCTTTCTGTATGACGAGAGCCTGTATAGTATGAAGACAGCCTTCTTCAAG ATCCCCCTACTGGTTCCTGGGCTCAACTATCCTATTGACACATTTGTGGAGTGCCTGAGTGATAAAGGAATCTCTGACATCATTAAA GTGTTTGTGCTGCGAGAGGGCAAGAGTGCACCCCTGCTGACTGCACATATCAACATGCCCGTCAGTGAGGGACTggcactcaactga
- the bbs1 gene encoding Bardet-Biedl syndrome 1 protein isoform X4, translating to MSSVSQMKENSESSKWLDAHYDPVANLYTFSSCIALADLHGDGENKLVVGDLGTGSCNMKLKVYRGTGLMSENTLLDLPTGLVSFLMDQHEPRTPAIAVASGPFIYVYKNLRPYFKFTLPPLEVNALEQDVWNQAREDMIDPLSLKEMLEGIRDKADVPLSVRSLRFLMLDPQDTEAFVNLHKAQPIQRQTVITCIGTLKKNMADEDAVSCLVIGTESKDVYILDPEAFTILSKMSVPSAPTQMDVTGQFDVEFRITVACRNGNIYILRRDSPKPKYCIELSSHPVGLVRMGKSVVVGCAQETLQGFTQKGKKLWTACLPAPVTTMGVMDLPTRGFQAVLVGLANCEVHLYRDKNLISTIKTPDVVTSICFGRYGREDGTLIMTTKGGGLIVKILKRTAVFDDRDSAPGPPLAQSIRLNIPKKTKLYVDQTMRERENAVAMHRAFQMDLSRLRLAAARAYVKALESSLTPMSSSLSEPLKMNAVIPLLVPGLNYPIDTFVECLSDKGISDIIKVFVLREGKSAPLLTAHINMPVSEGLALN from the exons ATGTCTTCAGTCTCACAGATGAAAGAAAA CTCTGAGAGCAGTAAATGGTTAGATGCACACTACGATCCAGTGGCCAATCTCTATACTTTTTCATCTTGCATTG CTCTTGCAGACCTGCATGGGGATGGTGAGAATAAG TTGGTGGTGGGGGACCTGGGAACTGGTTCATGCAACATGAAGCTGAAGGTGTACCGTGGAACTGGCCTGATGAGTGAGAACACATTGCTCGATCTGCCCACTGGCTTGGTTTCTTTCCTCATGGACCAGCATGAGCCACGCACGCCTGCCATCGCTGTGGCTTCCGGCCCCTTCATCTATGTCTATAAAAACCTGCGGCCCTATTTCAAGTTCACTCTCCCTCCGTTAGAGGTCAATGCCCTGGAACAGGACGTCTGGAACCAGGCAAGGGAG GACATGATTGACCCATTGAGCTTGAAGGAAATGTTGGAGGGCATCCG AGACAAAGCTGATGTTCCACTCTCCGTCAGATCTTTGAG GTTCCTCATGTTGGACCCACAAGACACGGAGGCTTTTGTGAACCTTCATAAGGCGCAACCAATACAAAGACAG ACTGTTATTACATGCATCGGCACCCTGAAGAAGAACATGGCTGATGAGGATGCAGTCAGCTGTCTGGTTATTGGCACTGAGAGTAAAGATGTCTATATCCTGGACCCTGAGGCCTTCACCATCCTCTCCAAG ATGTCCGTTCCCAGTGCTCCCACTCAAATGGATGTGACTGGTCAGTTTGATGTGGAGTTCCGGATCACTGTGGCCTGTCGCAATGGGAATATCTACATCCTCCGCAG AGACTCCCCCAAGCCTAAGTACTGTATTGAGCTGTCTTCTCACCCTGTGGGGCTGGTGAGGATGGGGAAGAGTGTGGTGGTGGGATGTGCCCAGGAGACACTGCAGGGCTTCACACAGAAG GGGAAGAAGCTGTGGACGGCTTGCCTGCCAGCCCCTGTCACTACCATGGGCGTGATGGACCTCCCCACCAGGGGCTTCCAGGCAGTGTTAGTGGGCCTGGCTAACTGTGAGGTCCACCTCTACAGAGACAAAAACCTCATCAGCACCATCAAGACTCCG GATGTAGTGACCAGCATTTGTTTTGGGAGATATGGACGAGAAGACGGAACCCTTATAATGACCACCAAAG GAGGTGGTCTGATAGTAAAGATCCTGAAGAGGACAGCTGTGTTTGATGACAGGGACTCTGCCCCAGGCCCCCCTCTGGCACAAAGCATCCGTCTCAATATCCCCAAGAAGACCAAGCTGTACGTGGACCAAACCATGAGGGAACGAGAGAATGCTGTGG CAATGCACAGGGCCTTCCAGATGGACCTGAGTCGTCTGCGTCTGGCTGCAGCGAGGGCCTACGTTAAAGCCCTGGAGTCCAGCCTTACACCCATGTCCTCCAGCCTGTCTGAGCCTCTCAAGATGAACGCAGTG ATCCCCCTACTGGTTCCTGGGCTCAACTATCCTATTGACACATTTGTGGAGTGCCTGAGTGATAAAGGAATCTCTGACATCATTAAA GTGTTTGTGCTGCGAGAGGGCAAGAGTGCACCCCTGCTGACTGCACATATCAACATGCCCGTCAGTGAGGGACTggcactcaactga
- the bbs1 gene encoding Bardet-Biedl syndrome 1 protein isoform X1 — protein MSSVSQMKENSESSKWLDAHYDPVANLYTFSSCIALADLHGDGENKLVVGDLGTGSCNMKLKVYRGTGLMSENTLLDLPTGLVSFLMDQHEPRTPAIAVASGPFIYVYKNLRPYFKFTLPPLEVNALEQDVWNQAREDMIDPLSLKEMLEGIRDKADVPLSVRSLRFLMLDPQDTEAFVNLHKAQPIQRQTVITCIGTLKKNMADEDAVSCLVIGTESKDVYILDPEAFTILSKMSVPSAPTQMDVTGQFDVEFRITVACRNGNIYILRRDSPKPKYCIELSSHPVGLVRMGKSVVVGCAQETLQGFTQKGKKLWTACLPAPVTTMGVMDLPTRGFQAVLVGLANCEVHLYRDKNLISTIKTPDVVTSICFGRYGREDGTLIMTTKGGGLIVKILKRTAVFDDRDSAPGPPLAQSIRLNIPKKTKLYVDQTMRERENAVAMHRAFQMDLSRLRLAAARAYVKALESSLTPMSSSLSEPLKMNAVVQGLGPSFKLTLNIQNTAACRPVMNLAISFLYDESLYSMKTAFFKIPLLVPGLNYPIDTFVECLSDKGISDIIKVFVLREGKSAPLLTAHINMPVSEGLALN, from the exons ATGTCTTCAGTCTCACAGATGAAAGAAAA CTCTGAGAGCAGTAAATGGTTAGATGCACACTACGATCCAGTGGCCAATCTCTATACTTTTTCATCTTGCATTG CTCTTGCAGACCTGCATGGGGATGGTGAGAATAAG TTGGTGGTGGGGGACCTGGGAACTGGTTCATGCAACATGAAGCTGAAGGTGTACCGTGGAACTGGCCTGATGAGTGAGAACACATTGCTCGATCTGCCCACTGGCTTGGTTTCTTTCCTCATGGACCAGCATGAGCCACGCACGCCTGCCATCGCTGTGGCTTCCGGCCCCTTCATCTATGTCTATAAAAACCTGCGGCCCTATTTCAAGTTCACTCTCCCTCCGTTAGAGGTCAATGCCCTGGAACAGGACGTCTGGAACCAGGCAAGGGAG GACATGATTGACCCATTGAGCTTGAAGGAAATGTTGGAGGGCATCCG AGACAAAGCTGATGTTCCACTCTCCGTCAGATCTTTGAG GTTCCTCATGTTGGACCCACAAGACACGGAGGCTTTTGTGAACCTTCATAAGGCGCAACCAATACAAAGACAG ACTGTTATTACATGCATCGGCACCCTGAAGAAGAACATGGCTGATGAGGATGCAGTCAGCTGTCTGGTTATTGGCACTGAGAGTAAAGATGTCTATATCCTGGACCCTGAGGCCTTCACCATCCTCTCCAAG ATGTCCGTTCCCAGTGCTCCCACTCAAATGGATGTGACTGGTCAGTTTGATGTGGAGTTCCGGATCACTGTGGCCTGTCGCAATGGGAATATCTACATCCTCCGCAG AGACTCCCCCAAGCCTAAGTACTGTATTGAGCTGTCTTCTCACCCTGTGGGGCTGGTGAGGATGGGGAAGAGTGTGGTGGTGGGATGTGCCCAGGAGACACTGCAGGGCTTCACACAGAAG GGGAAGAAGCTGTGGACGGCTTGCCTGCCAGCCCCTGTCACTACCATGGGCGTGATGGACCTCCCCACCAGGGGCTTCCAGGCAGTGTTAGTGGGCCTGGCTAACTGTGAGGTCCACCTCTACAGAGACAAAAACCTCATCAGCACCATCAAGACTCCG GATGTAGTGACCAGCATTTGTTTTGGGAGATATGGACGAGAAGACGGAACCCTTATAATGACCACCAAAG GAGGTGGTCTGATAGTAAAGATCCTGAAGAGGACAGCTGTGTTTGATGACAGGGACTCTGCCCCAGGCCCCCCTCTGGCACAAAGCATCCGTCTCAATATCCCCAAGAAGACCAAGCTGTACGTGGACCAAACCATGAGGGAACGAGAGAATGCTGTGG CAATGCACAGGGCCTTCCAGATGGACCTGAGTCGTCTGCGTCTGGCTGCAGCGAGGGCCTACGTTAAAGCCCTGGAGTCCAGCCTTACACCCATGTCCTCCAGCCTGTCTGAGCCTCTCAAGATGAACGCAGTG GTGCAGGGCCTGGGCCCGTCCTTCAAGCTAACTCTGAACATCCAGAACACAGCCGCATGCCGCCCTGTCATGAACTTGGCCATCAGCTTTCTGTATGACGAGAGCCTGTATAGTATGAAGACAGCCTTCTTCAAG ATCCCCCTACTGGTTCCTGGGCTCAACTATCCTATTGACACATTTGTGGAGTGCCTGAGTGATAAAGGAATCTCTGACATCATTAAA GTGTTTGTGCTGCGAGAGGGCAAGAGTGCACCCCTGCTGACTGCACATATCAACATGCCCGTCAGTGAGGGACTggcactcaactga
- the bbs1 gene encoding Bardet-Biedl syndrome 1 protein isoform X2, with translation MTSVPSGSESSKWLDAHYDPVANLYTFSSCIALADLHGDGENKLVVGDLGTGSCNMKLKVYRGTGLMSENTLLDLPTGLVSFLMDQHEPRTPAIAVASGPFIYVYKNLRPYFKFTLPPLEVNALEQDVWNQAREDMIDPLSLKEMLEGIRDKADVPLSVRSLRFLMLDPQDTEAFVNLHKAQPIQRQTVITCIGTLKKNMADEDAVSCLVIGTESKDVYILDPEAFTILSKMSVPSAPTQMDVTGQFDVEFRITVACRNGNIYILRRDSPKPKYCIELSSHPVGLVRMGKSVVVGCAQETLQGFTQKGKKLWTACLPAPVTTMGVMDLPTRGFQAVLVGLANCEVHLYRDKNLISTIKTPDVVTSICFGRYGREDGTLIMTTKGGGLIVKILKRTAVFDDRDSAPGPPLAQSIRLNIPKKTKLYVDQTMRERENAVAMHRAFQMDLSRLRLAAARAYVKALESSLTPMSSSLSEPLKMNAVVQGLGPSFKLTLNIQNTAACRPVMNLAISFLYDESLYSMKTAFFKIPLLVPGLNYPIDTFVECLSDKGISDIIKVFVLREGKSAPLLTAHINMPVSEGLALN, from the exons atgacgtctgtgcccagtgg CTCTGAGAGCAGTAAATGGTTAGATGCACACTACGATCCAGTGGCCAATCTCTATACTTTTTCATCTTGCATTG CTCTTGCAGACCTGCATGGGGATGGTGAGAATAAG TTGGTGGTGGGGGACCTGGGAACTGGTTCATGCAACATGAAGCTGAAGGTGTACCGTGGAACTGGCCTGATGAGTGAGAACACATTGCTCGATCTGCCCACTGGCTTGGTTTCTTTCCTCATGGACCAGCATGAGCCACGCACGCCTGCCATCGCTGTGGCTTCCGGCCCCTTCATCTATGTCTATAAAAACCTGCGGCCCTATTTCAAGTTCACTCTCCCTCCGTTAGAGGTCAATGCCCTGGAACAGGACGTCTGGAACCAGGCAAGGGAG GACATGATTGACCCATTGAGCTTGAAGGAAATGTTGGAGGGCATCCG AGACAAAGCTGATGTTCCACTCTCCGTCAGATCTTTGAG GTTCCTCATGTTGGACCCACAAGACACGGAGGCTTTTGTGAACCTTCATAAGGCGCAACCAATACAAAGACAG ACTGTTATTACATGCATCGGCACCCTGAAGAAGAACATGGCTGATGAGGATGCAGTCAGCTGTCTGGTTATTGGCACTGAGAGTAAAGATGTCTATATCCTGGACCCTGAGGCCTTCACCATCCTCTCCAAG ATGTCCGTTCCCAGTGCTCCCACTCAAATGGATGTGACTGGTCAGTTTGATGTGGAGTTCCGGATCACTGTGGCCTGTCGCAATGGGAATATCTACATCCTCCGCAG AGACTCCCCCAAGCCTAAGTACTGTATTGAGCTGTCTTCTCACCCTGTGGGGCTGGTGAGGATGGGGAAGAGTGTGGTGGTGGGATGTGCCCAGGAGACACTGCAGGGCTTCACACAGAAG GGGAAGAAGCTGTGGACGGCTTGCCTGCCAGCCCCTGTCACTACCATGGGCGTGATGGACCTCCCCACCAGGGGCTTCCAGGCAGTGTTAGTGGGCCTGGCTAACTGTGAGGTCCACCTCTACAGAGACAAAAACCTCATCAGCACCATCAAGACTCCG GATGTAGTGACCAGCATTTGTTTTGGGAGATATGGACGAGAAGACGGAACCCTTATAATGACCACCAAAG GAGGTGGTCTGATAGTAAAGATCCTGAAGAGGACAGCTGTGTTTGATGACAGGGACTCTGCCCCAGGCCCCCCTCTGGCACAAAGCATCCGTCTCAATATCCCCAAGAAGACCAAGCTGTACGTGGACCAAACCATGAGGGAACGAGAGAATGCTGTGG CAATGCACAGGGCCTTCCAGATGGACCTGAGTCGTCTGCGTCTGGCTGCAGCGAGGGCCTACGTTAAAGCCCTGGAGTCCAGCCTTACACCCATGTCCTCCAGCCTGTCTGAGCCTCTCAAGATGAACGCAGTG GTGCAGGGCCTGGGCCCGTCCTTCAAGCTAACTCTGAACATCCAGAACACAGCCGCATGCCGCCCTGTCATGAACTTGGCCATCAGCTTTCTGTATGACGAGAGCCTGTATAGTATGAAGACAGCCTTCTTCAAG ATCCCCCTACTGGTTCCTGGGCTCAACTATCCTATTGACACATTTGTGGAGTGCCTGAGTGATAAAGGAATCTCTGACATCATTAAA GTGTTTGTGCTGCGAGAGGGCAAGAGTGCACCCCTGCTGACTGCACATATCAACATGCCCGTCAGTGAGGGACTggcactcaactga
- the LOC139552681 gene encoding complement factor B-like, producing the protein MDFSVLWSLSAALLICPLYMGVGVLCAVTCNEESMGMEGGSYTLTRKLEYGSIMIYDCPEGYYPHPALTRACLKSGTWKPPPQRRRLQQCKMIECPNPLVLESGSVLPVQSQYFVNNKTTYECYSGYSLRGSASRVCQTNGKWSGGTPICSRDSGGEDRCADPGIPAGARRSGSSFGIDDKLSYRCDDSLHLLGSKTRVCQENGQWTGTEPKCYYKHTYDTALEITEAFGSAIRESLQLAAPIDDTDQEGKKITIDKAGKLNMYIAMDISDSIAENEFDKARNAVKKLITKVSSFSVSPNYEILFFASDVLEVVNIIDFSGDKRKPLEKVLEDLDNFKYDARDNVGTNLNLAFKTILERMAIQKLRNEKLFTEVHHVLIFFTDGAYNMGGSPENTVAKIRESVYMNNKTERDKYLDVYVFGVGSEIFDEDIVPLVTKRNGESHYFKVKNAVELEKTFDKIIDESQVVSLCGLHRNYDDTTPNTIRQRYPWMARIDNTHEDGTASKCMGSIVSRRFILTAAHCFKFEDNADNIRVTIGANQVVKGASRIILHPDYNINGKKDDGIKEFYDYDVALIELKDDVNFSIDIRPICIPCTKETSGALRLVGEAITCKQQEQLLFKNPLEEVSFISYDKKEHMDQRSDARLKLQDQLRDNCIESAATQVEGITPLNLKDVVTDNFLCTGGRQPTRDNVACKGDSGGAVFKDYDEYRTIQVGVISWGTEDLCPGGNSDFKQESSEKSRDFHINLFKVVPFLKKYLGDEKQDYQPLQFLEN; encoded by the exons ATGGACTTTTCTGTTCTCTGGAGTTTGTCTGCAGCTCTGCTGATATGTCCTCTTTATATGG GTGTAGGTGTTCTGTGTGCAGTCACCTGTAATGAGGAGAGTATGGGCATGGAAGGAGGTAGTTACACTCTCACTAGGAAGCTTGAGTATGGCAGCATTATGATATACGATTGTCCAGAAGGGTACTATCCACATCCTGCTTTAACTCGCGCGTGCCTGAAAAGCGGAACTTGGAAGCCACCACCACAAAGAAGACGTCTTCAACAGTGCAAAA TGATCGAATGCCCCAACCCCTTGGTTTTAGAAAGTGGTTCTGTCTTGCCTGTACAATCGCAGTATTTTGTCAACAATAAGACCACGTATGAGTGTTATTCGGGATACTCACTGCGCGGCTCAGCCTCCCGTGTGTGCCAAACCAATGGGAAGTGGAGTGGGGGCACACCCATATGCAGCCGTGACT CAGGAGGTGAAGATCGCTGTGCTGACCCTGGGATTCCAGCAGGTGCTAGGAGGTCTGGTTCCAGTTTTGGCATTGACGACAAATTGTCTTACCGCTGTGACGACAGCTTACATTTGTTGGGGTCAAAGACGCGTGTATGTCAAGAGAATGGCCAATGGACTGGGACTGAGCCTAAATGTTACT ACAAACACACGTATGACACTGCACTGGAGATCACGGAGGCCTTCGGCAGTGCTATCAGAGAGAGCCTTCAGCTGGCAGCGCCCATTG ATGACACAGATCAGGAAGGAAAGAAGATCACAATAGATAAAGCTGGAAAGCTTAACATGTACATTGCTATGGACATATCTGACAGCATTGCGGAGAATGAGTTTGACAAAGCAAGAAATGCTGTCAAGAAACTTATCACAAAG GTTAGCTCCTTTTCAGTCAGCCCAAATTACGAAATCCTTTTCTTTGCTTCTGATGTATTAGAGGTTGTCAACATAATAGATTTTTCTGGAGATAAAAGAAAACCACTTGAGAAAGTCTTGGAGGACTTGGACAACTTTAAATATGATG CTAGAGATAATGTTGGGACCAATCTCAACCTTGCATTTAAAACCATCCTGGAACGCATGGCTATCCAAAAACTACGGAATGAAAAGCTATTCACGGAGGTCCACCATGTCCTCATCTTTTTCACAGATG GTGCTTACAACATGGGGGGTAGCCCTGAAAACACAGTAGCCAAAATTAGGGAATCGGTGTACATGAATAACAAGACAGAACGGGATAAATATcttg ATGTTTATGTTTTTGGTGTCGGAAGTGAAATTTTTGATGAAGATATCGTGCCACTAGTGACAAAAAGGAACGGCGAGAGCCATTATTTTAAAGTAAAGAATGCTGTTGAATTGGAAAAAACCTTTGATAAGATAATTG ATGAAAGCCAGGTTGTGAGTTTATGCGGACTCCATAGAAACTATGATGACACTACCCCAAACACCATACGGCAAAGATACCCCTGGATGGCACGGATTGACAACACA CATGAGGATGGAACAGCTAGTAAATGCATGGGGTCTATTGTTTCTCGCCGCTTCATCTTGACTGCTGCTCACTGCTTCAAGTTCGAAGACAATGCAGACAATATCCGTGTTACGATTGGGGCAAATCAAG TTGTAAAGGGAGCATCACGTATAATATTACATCCTGATTATAATATCAACGGTAAAAAGGATGACGGGATAAAGGAGTTCTATGATTACGACGTAGCTCTCATCGAACTGAAGGATGATGTAAATTTCTCTATCGACATAAG ACCAATTTGCATCCCTTGCACCAAGGAAACAAGTGGCGCTTTAAGACTGGTAGGAGAGGCTATCACCTGCAAGCAACAAG AACAGCTATTGTTCAAAAATCCATTAGAAGAAGTCAGTTTCATTTCATATGATAAGAAGGAACACATGGATCAACGTAGCGATGCCAGACTAAAGCTTCAGGATCAG TTGAGGGACAATTGTATCGAATCGGCTGCTACTCAGGTAGAAGGCATAACACCACTTAATCTAAAGGATGTTGTGACTGATAACTTCCTGTGCACGGGTGGGAGACAACCTACTAGAGATAATGTTGCCTGCAAAG gtgactCCGGTGGAGCTGTGTTTAAGGACTATGATGAATACCGCACCATCCAG GTTGGAGTGATCAGCTGGGGAACCGAGGACCTGTGCCCTGGTGGTAACAGTGATTTCAAACAGGAGTCGAGCGAAAAGTCCAGAGATTTCCACATCAACCTCTTTAAAGTTGTGCCGTTTCTGAAGAAGTATTTGGgggatgagaaacaagattatcaaCCTCTTCAGTTTTTAGAGAattga